The proteins below come from a single Mucilaginibacter mali genomic window:
- a CDS encoding acyltransferase family protein, whose protein sequence is MRIIPVASPEVPAKKNPRLASLDALRGFDMFWIISGEEIFHGLANTVKDKYGLARNPINWRIATDDRLNFGEQILVGISNQLHHSPWNGFTFYDLIFPLFIFISGISMAFSYGTNPSHADATTKKKRYTQLVKRTIWLILLGMVVNGLFRFQSYEQTRFASVLGRIGLACFFAAIIYLNTSLRGQIIWFTCILAGYWLLMTMIIVPGHGAGVLTPEGNLASYIDQHLLPGKLHRKVYDPEGLLSTIPAIATAMLGLFTGRFLRWETAKLKPMKKMYVMAGASVMLILLGLAWDMVFPINKTMWTSSFVLYAGGWSLLLFAVFYGLADVAGYQKWCVPMVWIGTNSILIYVAVHGLIGFEATAQYLLGGLITRLSAAWQHAIVWTGVLAIQLLLLRFVYIRKLFLKL, encoded by the coding sequence ATGCGTATTATACCTGTAGCTTCACCAGAGGTCCCCGCAAAGAAAAACCCGCGATTGGCATCGCTTGATGCCCTGCGCGGGTTCGATATGTTTTGGATCATCAGCGGCGAAGAGATATTTCATGGTTTGGCCAATACCGTAAAAGATAAATACGGCCTGGCCCGCAACCCAATCAACTGGCGTATCGCTACCGATGACCGCCTCAACTTTGGCGAACAGATATTGGTGGGTATCAGCAACCAGCTGCACCACTCGCCCTGGAATGGCTTTACTTTTTACGACCTGATATTCCCGCTGTTTATTTTCATTTCCGGGATATCTATGGCTTTCTCTTATGGTACCAACCCATCACACGCTGATGCAACCACTAAGAAAAAACGATACACCCAACTGGTAAAGCGCACCATTTGGCTCATCTTGCTGGGCATGGTGGTGAATGGCCTGTTCAGATTTCAGAGTTACGAACAAACCCGTTTTGCCAGCGTACTGGGGCGTATCGGTTTGGCCTGCTTTTTCGCGGCCATCATCTACCTCAACACTTCGCTGCGCGGACAGATCATCTGGTTTACGTGTATCCTTGCGGGATATTGGCTGCTGATGACCATGATCATAGTACCCGGTCACGGCGCCGGCGTATTAACGCCCGAAGGTAATTTGGCATCGTATATCGATCAGCATCTGTTGCCCGGCAAATTGCACCGTAAAGTTTATGATCCCGAGGGGCTGTTATCCACCATCCCGGCTATTGCTACGGCTATGCTTGGCTTGTTCACCGGCAGGTTCCTGCGTTGGGAAACGGCTAAATTGAAGCCGATGAAAAAAATGTATGTAATGGCAGGGGCATCGGTGATGCTGATCTTATTGGGCCTGGCCTGGGATATGGTTTTCCCCATCAATAAAACCATGTGGACAAGTTCGTTCGTGCTATATGCAGGCGGATGGAGTTTGCTGCTGTTTGCCGTTTTTTATGGTTTGGCCGATGTAGCAGGATACCAAAAATGGTGCGTACCCATGGTTTGGATAGGTACCAACTCTATCCTGATATATGTTGCGGTGCACGGCCTGATCGGCTTCGAAGCTACAGCACAATATTTGCTGGGTGGTTTGATAACCCGGTTAAGTGCAGCATGGCAGCATGCCATCGTGTGGACGGGGGTTTTAGCTATCCAACTCCTGCTGCTGCGCTTCGTTTATATCCGCAAATTGTTCCTTAAATTATAA
- a CDS encoding RagB/SusD family nutrient uptake outer membrane protein: MKKIFFGIVSMLALVAIFSACHKIDTPPTAELTPDVYPQTAAQLTSASGPIYISLRSDFAVTYWFLQSCSSDEAVLPIFATDWIDGNKYLELHRHTWTKDNAWVASGWTYMTNMIGTANQTISVIKASAPAGDAKNTSLAELKTMRALAYFMMMDCYGNVPLDTLYGATDLKTNTPRAKVFTYIESELKAAIPYLKTASSATYGLPTKYLAYSILAKMYLNAAIYTGTARYDDCIAACDQIINSGLYAIEPASTYLQMFYPTNGPSQKEFVFAIPFDASTTNGYMFYARYDLNRNQGIRYLYSGSTPGGITDPIMNQSSGSGLNNVKPSGPRMTTTEFYAYFNDPNDVRNKQWLTGPQYWQDGTPIMVNTTNLGYNQFYTGGSPSASYTYQLNLTPLGTSRLGATSYDLGKDEIAWNTGYRNIKFLPDYTNTISRNQNNDVPVFRYSDIVLMKAEAIFRGGAPTLGATALSLVNSVRSNRTTSAALTALTIDDIYAERCREFTWETWHRNDMIRFGKFENTYGLGKTNTDTYRRIFPIPSTAMAVNSALVQNPGY, encoded by the coding sequence ATGAAAAAGATATTTTTTGGAATAGTGAGCATGCTTGCGCTGGTCGCTATTTTCTCAGCCTGTCATAAAATAGACACGCCGCCTACGGCCGAGCTTACGCCTGATGTTTATCCGCAAACAGCGGCACAGCTTACATCGGCATCGGGCCCTATTTATATTAGTTTACGCAGCGATTTCGCGGTTACCTATTGGTTCCTGCAAAGCTGCTCGAGCGATGAAGCTGTACTGCCTATCTTCGCTACGGATTGGATAGACGGTAACAAATACCTTGAACTGCACCGCCACACCTGGACAAAAGACAATGCCTGGGTAGCTTCGGGCTGGACTTATATGACCAATATGATCGGTACCGCTAACCAAACCATTTCGGTTATAAAAGCCTCGGCACCTGCCGGTGATGCCAAGAATACCAGTTTGGCCGAGTTAAAAACCATGCGCGCGCTGGCCTACTTCATGATGATGGATTGCTATGGTAACGTACCGTTGGATACCTTATACGGCGCTACCGACCTGAAAACCAATACGCCGCGCGCTAAGGTTTTCACTTATATTGAAAGTGAACTAAAGGCTGCTATTCCTTACCTGAAAACGGCCAGTTCGGCAACTTATGGCCTGCCAACCAAATATTTGGCTTATTCTATATTGGCTAAAATGTACCTGAATGCAGCCATTTATACCGGCACTGCCCGCTACGACGATTGTATAGCCGCCTGCGATCAGATCATCAACTCGGGGCTGTATGCTATTGAGCCGGCGAGTACCTATTTGCAAATGTTTTACCCAACGAACGGGCCATCGCAAAAAGAATTTGTATTCGCCATTCCGTTTGATGCCTCGACTACTAACGGTTATATGTTTTATGCCCGTTACGATCTGAACCGTAACCAGGGGATCCGTTACCTGTACTCGGGTTCTACACCGGGCGGCATAACCGACCCGATAATGAACCAAAGCAGCGGCAGCGGCCTTAACAACGTAAAACCAAGCGGCCCGCGTATGACTACTACCGAGTTTTACGCTTACTTTAACGACCCCAACGACGTGCGTAACAAGCAATGGTTAACCGGCCCGCAATACTGGCAGGATGGTACACCAATTATGGTGAACACCACCAACTTAGGTTATAACCAGTTTTACACCGGCGGCAGCCCATCGGCATCATACACCTACCAGTTGAACCTTACACCGCTGGGCACATCACGCCTGGGCGCTACATCGTACGACTTGGGGAAGGATGAAATTGCCTGGAACACCGGTTACCGCAACATCAAGTTCCTGCCCGATTATACCAATACCATCAGCCGTAACCAAAATAACGATGTACCGGTATTCCGTTACTCAGATATTGTGCTGATGAAAGCAGAGGCTATCTTCAGGGGTGGCGCGCCTACTTTAGGTGCTACCGCTTTATCGCTGGTAAATTCGGTACGCTCAAACCGTACCACTTCGGCGGCACTAACAGCGCTTACTATCGATGATATTTATGCCGAGCGTTGCCGCGAGTTTACCTGGGAAACCTGGCACCGTAACGATATGATCCGTTTTGGTAAATTCGAGAATACCTACGGTTTAGGTAAAACCAATACCGATACCTATCGCCGTATATTCCCGATACCAAGTACAGCTATGGCCGTAAACTCGGCCCTGGTGCAAAACCCGGGTTATTAA